A genomic segment from Aegilops tauschii subsp. strangulata cultivar AL8/78 chromosome 1, Aet v6.0, whole genome shotgun sequence encodes:
- the LOC109750748 gene encoding uncharacterized protein isoform X2 produces the protein MAGHHYHNSQMSRMDRTNQPRQKLFVHPRGDAPNGAGPSGYGVTTVRSNELPSSSYTGQSYGQQIGAPGTLHASHAGYPPAGSSSSSYAPYNTQHVPSLSYPRRSEDSFIPGVHVDDRRVAPKRRNPITHPVDGISAGGYYPGSSSNNQISGYMPLNPVPTRETCPPQISSNMGSSHWNDHQFLNHEGSQRNVRGRHDHSSIHSEYNSSTACPSSSVHVPPYHPNANAPFGAPVQRERAPLSLPPRIVPPGTDGSTGIAFRERPFYPAPQSTNISAPVPPLPGSSDGAPFARIGYTPRPVHHNAGHNYPPPAFTTSSNSGAVRCEPANPRYQPAMPSYPPATAAASSSVQPLHAEAAASFRQPRHVSVGHGGSARSRRMRDSYHCFHPLMIEENNLGRSAAERFMMLDQLVIHESREALDPHWDMRLDIDDMSYEELLALEERIGNVNTGLADEKISGCVMELACRNSARTQNDQDKERCIICLEEYKHKDSLGKLKCGHDFHAGCIKKWLEVKNACPVCKADAANETT, from the exons ATGGCTGGGCATCATTATCACAATTCCCAGATGTCAAGAATGGATCGTACGAACCAGCCAC GTCAAAAGTTATTTGTGCATCCTAGAGGTGATGCACCTAATGGAGCGGGACCATCAGGTTATGGGGTTACAACTGTGAGATCTAATGAACTTCCATCCTCAAGCTACACTGGTCAGTCTTATGGTCAGCAGATTGGAGCCCCTGGAACCTTGCATGCCTCCCATGCTGGTTATCCTCCTGCTGGAAGCTCTAGTAGCAGCTATGCACCATACAATACTCAACATGTGCCTTCTTTAAGCTATCCACGTAGATCCGAGGATAGTTTTATTCCTGGAGTCCATGTGGATGACAGAAGGGTTGCACCGAAGCGGAGAAATCCCATCACTCATCCTGTGGATGGTATAAGTGCTGGAGGCTATTATCCTGGCAGTTCTTCCAATAATCAGATCTCTGGTTACATGCCCCTGAATCCTGTTCCTACTCGTGAAACCTGCCCTCCACAAATAAGTTCAAACATGGGTTCCAGCCACTGGAACGATCATCAGTTTCTTAATCATGAAGGATCTCAGAGGAATGTGAGGGGACGCCATGATCATAGTTCTATCCATTCGGAATATAATTCGTCTACAGCTTGCCCATCAAGCAGTGTTCATGTGCCACCATACCATCCAAATGCAAATGCTCCTTTTGGTGCACCAGTACAGCGGGAAAGAGCTCCTTTATCTCTACCTCCCAGAATTGTTCCTCCAG GGACAGATGGAAGCACTGGCATAGCATTCAGAGAGAGGCCATTCTATCCTGCTCCACAGAGCACCAACATAAGTGCTCCTGTGCCACCACTTCCTGGTTCTTCTGACGGTGCACCATTTGCTCGCATTGGATACACTCCTAGACCAGTTCATCATAACGCTGGCCACAATTATCCACCGCCAGCTTTTACAACTTCTTCCAACTCTGGAGCAGTTCGGTGTGAGCCTGCTAACCCTCGCTATCAACCTGCCATGCCCAGCTATCCTCCTGCTACCGCTGCAGCATCATCAAGTGTCCAGCCATTACATGCCGAAGCTGCTGCATCTTTTAGACAGCCAAGGCACGTCTCTGTGGGGCATGGTGGTAGTGCAAGGAGTAGAAGGATGAGGGATTCCTATCATTGCTTTCATCCTTTGATGATCGAGGAGAATAACCTAGGAAGATCGGCAGCTGAG CGTTTTATGATGCTGGACCAGTTGGTCATCCACGAATCTAGAGAAGCATTAGATCCTCACTGGGACATGAGACTGGACATTGATGACATGAGCTATGAG GAGCTCCTGGCGTTGGAAGAACGAATTGGCAATGTAAACACTGGCCTGGCTGACGAAAAAATCTCAGGCTGCGTGATGGAGCTAGCCTGTCGTAATTCTGCCCGTACACAGAATGATCAAGACAAGGAAAGGTGCATAATTTGCCTG GAGGAATACAAGCACAAGGACTCCCTTGGGAAGCTGAAATGTGGGCATGACTTCCATGCGGGCTGCATCAAGAAGTGGCTGGAGGTGAAGAACGCCTGCCCGGTTTGTAAAGCCGACGCCGCAAATGAAACCACCTGA
- the LOC109750748 gene encoding uncharacterized protein isoform X1: MAGHHYHNSQMSRMDRTNQPRNEPPPFGQKLFVHPRGDAPNGAGPSGYGVTTVRSNELPSSSYTGQSYGQQIGAPGTLHASHAGYPPAGSSSSSYAPYNTQHVPSLSYPRRSEDSFIPGVHVDDRRVAPKRRNPITHPVDGISAGGYYPGSSSNNQISGYMPLNPVPTRETCPPQISSNMGSSHWNDHQFLNHEGSQRNVRGRHDHSSIHSEYNSSTACPSSSVHVPPYHPNANAPFGAPVQRERAPLSLPPRIVPPGTDGSTGIAFRERPFYPAPQSTNISAPVPPLPGSSDGAPFARIGYTPRPVHHNAGHNYPPPAFTTSSNSGAVRCEPANPRYQPAMPSYPPATAAASSSVQPLHAEAAASFRQPRHVSVGHGGSARSRRMRDSYHCFHPLMIEENNLGRSAAERFMMLDQLVIHESREALDPHWDMRLDIDDMSYEELLALEERIGNVNTGLADEKISGCVMELACRNSARTQNDQDKERCIICLEEYKHKDSLGKLKCGHDFHAGCIKKWLEVKNACPVCKADAANETT; this comes from the exons ATGGCTGGGCATCATTATCACAATTCCCAGATGTCAAGAATGGATCGTACGAACCAGCCACGTAATGAACCTCCGCCTTTTG GTCAAAAGTTATTTGTGCATCCTAGAGGTGATGCACCTAATGGAGCGGGACCATCAGGTTATGGGGTTACAACTGTGAGATCTAATGAACTTCCATCCTCAAGCTACACTGGTCAGTCTTATGGTCAGCAGATTGGAGCCCCTGGAACCTTGCATGCCTCCCATGCTGGTTATCCTCCTGCTGGAAGCTCTAGTAGCAGCTATGCACCATACAATACTCAACATGTGCCTTCTTTAAGCTATCCACGTAGATCCGAGGATAGTTTTATTCCTGGAGTCCATGTGGATGACAGAAGGGTTGCACCGAAGCGGAGAAATCCCATCACTCATCCTGTGGATGGTATAAGTGCTGGAGGCTATTATCCTGGCAGTTCTTCCAATAATCAGATCTCTGGTTACATGCCCCTGAATCCTGTTCCTACTCGTGAAACCTGCCCTCCACAAATAAGTTCAAACATGGGTTCCAGCCACTGGAACGATCATCAGTTTCTTAATCATGAAGGATCTCAGAGGAATGTGAGGGGACGCCATGATCATAGTTCTATCCATTCGGAATATAATTCGTCTACAGCTTGCCCATCAAGCAGTGTTCATGTGCCACCATACCATCCAAATGCAAATGCTCCTTTTGGTGCACCAGTACAGCGGGAAAGAGCTCCTTTATCTCTACCTCCCAGAATTGTTCCTCCAG GGACAGATGGAAGCACTGGCATAGCATTCAGAGAGAGGCCATTCTATCCTGCTCCACAGAGCACCAACATAAGTGCTCCTGTGCCACCACTTCCTGGTTCTTCTGACGGTGCACCATTTGCTCGCATTGGATACACTCCTAGACCAGTTCATCATAACGCTGGCCACAATTATCCACCGCCAGCTTTTACAACTTCTTCCAACTCTGGAGCAGTTCGGTGTGAGCCTGCTAACCCTCGCTATCAACCTGCCATGCCCAGCTATCCTCCTGCTACCGCTGCAGCATCATCAAGTGTCCAGCCATTACATGCCGAAGCTGCTGCATCTTTTAGACAGCCAAGGCACGTCTCTGTGGGGCATGGTGGTAGTGCAAGGAGTAGAAGGATGAGGGATTCCTATCATTGCTTTCATCCTTTGATGATCGAGGAGAATAACCTAGGAAGATCGGCAGCTGAG CGTTTTATGATGCTGGACCAGTTGGTCATCCACGAATCTAGAGAAGCATTAGATCCTCACTGGGACATGAGACTGGACATTGATGACATGAGCTATGAG GAGCTCCTGGCGTTGGAAGAACGAATTGGCAATGTAAACACTGGCCTGGCTGACGAAAAAATCTCAGGCTGCGTGATGGAGCTAGCCTGTCGTAATTCTGCCCGTACACAGAATGATCAAGACAAGGAAAGGTGCATAATTTGCCTG GAGGAATACAAGCACAAGGACTCCCTTGGGAAGCTGAAATGTGGGCATGACTTCCATGCGGGCTGCATCAAGAAGTGGCTGGAGGTGAAGAACGCCTGCCCGGTTTGTAAAGCCGACGCCGCAAATGAAACCACCTGA
- the LOC109750757 gene encoding fasciclin-like arabinogalactan protein 11 translates to MEAHMRSMTATFLLVLLSLSAAAPSARGQAVAAAPAPAAAAPKTIKAVLTKAGQFTKFLQLLQSTQEEEQIDTQLKGKASSGGGLTVFAPPDNAFTALKSGTLNSLSDQQKTSLVQFHVVSQLLPMAQFDTVSNPLRTQAGDTGRGKYPLNVTSDGGGRVNISTGVVNASVDGTLYTGDRLVVYQVDKVLLPWALYGPPVPAPAPAPSPAADKDKKKAGPVAVADAPVADTATASAAAPREMRGLGGRLCMVAIAVAAAWCGM, encoded by the coding sequence ATGGAGGCGCATATGCGATCCATGACGGCCACCTTTCTCCTCGTGCTCCTCTCCCTGTCCGCAGCCGCTCCGTCGGCTCGTGGCCAGGCGGTggcggccgcgccggctccagcggCGGCTGCCCCGAAGACGATCAAGGCGGTGCTGACCAAGGCCGGGCAGTTCACCAAGTTCCTCCAGCTGCTGCAGTCCACCCAGGAGGAGGAGCAGATCGACACCCAGCTCAAGGGCAAGGCCTCATCCGGCGGCGGTCTCACTGTcttcgcgccgccggacaacgcCTTCACTGCGCTCAAGTCCGGCACCCTCAACTCCCTCTCCGACCAACAGAAGACGTCGCTGGTGCAGTTCCACGTGGTCTCCCAGCTGCTCCCCATGGCGCAGTTCGACACGGTGAGCAACCCGCTGCGCACGCAGGCCGGCGACACCGGCAGGGGGAAGTACCCGCTCAACGTCACGTCGGACGGCGGCGGGAGGGTGAACATCTCCACCGGCGTCGTCAACGCCTCCGTCGACGGCACGCTCTACACCGGCGACAGGCTGGTGGTGTACCAGGTGGACAAGGTGCTGCTGCCGTGGGCGCTCTACGGGCCGCCCgtgcccgcgcccgcgcccgcgccgtcgccggcggcggacaaggacaagaagaaggccgggccggtggcggtggCCGACGCGCCGGTGGCCGATACAGCCACGGCGTCCGCGGCGGCGCCCCGGGAGATGCGGGGCCTCGGCGGCCGTCTCTGCATGGTGGCCATCGCCGTTGCGGCCGCGTGGTGTGGCATGTGA